One window of the Oncorhynchus nerka isolate Pitt River unplaced genomic scaffold, Oner_Uvic_2.0 unplaced_scaffold_2111, whole genome shotgun sequence genome contains the following:
- the LOC135567389 gene encoding NLR family CARD domain-containing protein 3-like, with the protein MSLSGEREEGSQFSKMSLSGEHDTNVKRGQCSKMSLSGEREEGGPASKIHLSEGHDTKDKSPIKQERPASPVPSCVSMKSDRSMEQPIMFRERDFITEQRNQQERSGSEILSCQSSQSHQTDLASIFSLLEEKIMTFVKNELKMFKRILSPELPEGFESQKQDKEVVDAEDEKQESSAREGALKITLHILRKMNQKELADTLEKYSDELAVICQRELKSNLKKKFQCVFEGIAKQGNPTLLNKIYTELYITEGGTGEVNNEHELRQIETTTRKQARPETAIKCNDIFKPLTGQDKLIRTVLTKGVAGIGKTVSVQKFILDWAEGKANQDVQFVFSFPFRELNLMKEDKHTFIELLNHFSMETKQSRISIYNKYKVLFIFDGLDECRLPLDFQKNKICWDVTESTSVDVLLTNLIRGNLLPSALLWITTRPAAANKIPSWCVDQVTEVRGFNDPQKEEYFRKRFSDEDLASRIISHIKTSRSLHIMCHIPVFCWISAIVLEHMLKHKREEMPKTLTEMYTHLVEFHTKQKNEKYLGKEETGPHWNKESILSLGKLAFQQLVKGNLIFYEEDLKESGIDVNEASVYSGLCTQLFKEECGLYQDKVYCFVHLSIQEFLAAVYVFLSFINNNENLMDELQTNDEPEVTFYKSAVDKALQSEMGNLDLFLRFLLGLSLESNQKHLRGLLTKPRSNSQSHEETVEYIKEKIGEDLSPERSINLFHCLNELNDHSLVEEIQSYLNSGSLSKPNLSPAQWSALVFVLLTSEKELDVFDLKKYSRSEEGLLRLLPVVKASRAALLSGCGVTEEGCASLVSALRSNPSHLRELDLSNNDLKDSGVKLLSAGLGNPHCKLETLRLTVCKLTDTSCKVLASVLSSNPSHLRELDLSNNDLKDSGVKLLSAGLGNPHCKLETLRLSGCLVTEEGCASLLSALRSNPSHLKELDLSYNHPGDSGVRLLSAGLEDPHCRLEKLNVEHGGENRMNPGIRKYVCDLTLDLNTVNRLLSLSEENRKLTWRTEEQPYPDHPERFEDWGQVLCREGLTGRCYWEVEWSGRGADVGVTYKGISRGGGVNDCCLGNNDKSWSLDCYDNSYSAWHNNNLTTIDVPSSSPHRVGVYLDWPAGTLSFYRASSDTLTHLITFTSTFTEPLYPGFRVYYDSSMSL; encoded by the exons aaaatgagtctctctggggagagagaggaggggggccctgcctctaaaattcaTCTCTCTGAGGGACATGACACCAAAGATAAGAG tccaatcaagcaggagagaccagcctcccctgttcccagctgtgtgtccatgaagagtgaccggtCTATGGAACAACCTAtaatgtttagagagagagactttattactgaacaaag aaaccaacaggagagatcagggtcagagattctcagttgtcagtcttcccagagtcatcaaacagacctggcctccatattcagt ttgcttgaagagaaaattatgacatttgtgaagaacgagctgaagatgttcaagaggattcttagtccagaactcccagaaggctttgagagtcagaagcaggataaggaagtggtggatgctgaagatgagaagcaggagagcagtgccagagagggggctctgaagatcacactgcacatcctgaggaaaatgaaccagaaggagcttgctgacacactggagaaat attcagatgagcttgctgtgatttgccaacgtgaactcaaatctaatctaaagaagaagtttcaatgtgtatttgaggggatcgctaaacaaggaaacccaacacttctcaataagatctacacagagctctacatcacagagggtggaacaggagaggtcaataatgaacatgagctgagacagattgagacaacaaccaggaaacaagcaagaccagagactgcaatcaaatgtaacgacatcttcaaacccttaactggacaagacaaacttatcagaactgtgctgacaaagggagtcgctggcattggaaaaacagtctctgtgcagaagttcattctggactgggctgaaggaaaagcaaaccaggatgtccaatttgtattttcattcccttttcgggagctgaatttgatgaaagaggacaaacacactttcattgaacttcttaatcacttctcaatggaaaccaaacaatcaagaatctccatctacaacaagtacaaagttctgttcatctttgatggtctggatgagtgccgactgcccctagacttccagaagaacaagatctgttgggacgtcacagagtcaacctcagtggatgttctgctgacaaatctcatcaggggaaatctgcttccctctgctctcctctggataactacccgacctgcagcagccaataagatcccttcatGGTGTGTTGACCAGGTAACAGaagtacgagggttcaatgacccacagaaggaggagtacttcaggaagagattcagtgatgaggacctggccagcagaatcatctcacacataaagacatcaaggagcctccacatcatgtgccacattccagtcttctgttggatttctgcaatagtccttgaacacatgttgaaacataagagagaagagatgcccaagactctgactgagatgtacacacaccttgtggagtttcataccaaacagaagaatgaaaagtatcttgggaaagaagagacaggtccacactggaataaagagagcattctgtcactgggaaaactggcttttcaacagcttgtgaagggcaatctgattttctatgaagaagacctgaaagagtctggcattgatgttaatgaagcctcagtgtactcaggattgtgcacacagctctttaaagaggaatgtgggctgtaccaggacaaggtgtactgctttgttcatcttagcattcaggagtttctggctgctgtatatgtgttcctctcattcatcaacaacaatgagaatctaatggaTGAACTGCAAACAAACGACGAGCCTGAAGTTACTTTCTAtaagagtgctgtggataaagccttacaaagtgagatgggaaacctggaccttttcctccgcttccttctgggcctctcactggagtccaatcagaaacacttacgaggtctactgacaaagcCAAGAAGCAActcacagagccatgaagaaacagtcgagtacatcaaggagaagatcgGGGAGGATctctctccagagaggagcatcaatctgttccactgtctgaatgaactgaatgaccattctctagtggaggagatccaaagctacctgaactcaggaagtctctcaaaacccaacctgtcacctgcacagtggtcagctctggtctttgtgttgctgacttcagaaaaggagctggatgtgtttgacctgaagaaatactccagatcagaggaaggtcttctgaggctgctgccagtggtcaaagcctccagagctgctct gctgtcaggctgtggagtcacagaggaaggctgtgcttctctggtctcagctctgaggtcaaacccctcacacctgagagagctggatctgagtaacaatgacctgaaggattcaggagtgaagctgctctctgctggactggggaatccccactgtaaactggagactctgag ACTCACTGTCTGTAAactcacagacacatcctgtaaagtgttggcctcagttctcagttcaaacccctcacacctgagagagctggatctgagtaacaatgacctgaaggattcaggagtgaagctgctctctgctggactggggaatccccactgtaaactggagactctgag gctgtcaggctgtctagtcacagaggaaggctgtgcttctctgctctcagctctgaggtcaaacccctcacacctgaaagagctggacctgagctacaatcacccaggagactcaggagtcagactgctctctgctggactggaggatccacactgcagactggagaaactcaa tgtggaacatggtggagagaacagaatgaatcCTGGgattagaaaat atgtctgtgatctcacactggacctaaacacagtaaacagactcctctctctgtctgaggagaacagaaagttgacatggaggacagaggagcagccatatcctgatcacccagagagatttgaggactggggacaggtgctgtgtagagagggtctgactgggcgctgttactgggaggtagagtggagtggaaGAGGGGCTGAtgtaggagtgacatataaaggaatcagcagggGAGGAGGGGTTAATGACTGTTGTCTTGGAaacaatgacaagtcctggagtctggACTGCTATGACAACAGTTACTCTGCCTGGCACAATAATAATCTcactaccatagacgtcccctcctccagcccccacagagtaggagtgtatctggactggccagccggcactctgtccttctatagagcctcctctgacacactgacccacctgatcacattcacctccacattcacggagcccctctatccagggtttagggtttattATGACTCCTCAATGTCCCTGTAA